One region of Trichosurus vulpecula isolate mTriVul1 chromosome 1, mTriVul1.pri, whole genome shotgun sequence genomic DNA includes:
- the ASDURF gene encoding LOW QUALITY PROTEIN: ASNSD1 upstream open reading frame protein (The sequence of the model RefSeq protein was modified relative to this genomic sequence to represent the inferred CDS: inserted 1 base in 1 codon; substituted 1 base at 1 genomic stop codon), with the protein MQVESPPSRASSHYGIEATLREDRTEPTTSAKLPLNKEELDXKIKEQKVVVDXNLKKNRKVYKQQPNTNIFFLADRTEMLSESKNTLDELKKIHQEIENTEKNKIKK; encoded by the exons ATGCAG GTTGAGTCGCCCCCGTCCCGTGCATCTTCTCACTATGGCATTGAGGCAACGCTCCGGGAGGATAGAACCGAGCCCACCACTTCCGCTAAACTGCCCCTAAACAAGGAGGAACTCGACTAGAAGATTAAAGAACAAAAAGTTGTCGTGG CCAActtgaagaaaaacagaaaagtttataAACAGCAACCAAACACCAACATATTCTTCCTTGCAGACAGAACAGAAATGCTCTCTGAAAGTAAAAACACATTAGATGagttgaaaaaaatccaccaggaaatagaaaatacagaaaaaaataaaatcaagaaataa